The Rhodamnia argentea isolate NSW1041297 chromosome 10, ASM2092103v1, whole genome shotgun sequence sequence CCAAGATTTCCTTGGAGAAACGAAGCGGGAAGACCTGAAACCAGAGCATATGGAACCCTCCCAGAGAGCTGGTTGAAGGACACATTCAGGAGAGCAAGCTTCAAGTTCTGAAACTGTTGTGGGATTGGTCCAGTGAGATTGTTAGCTGAAAGGTCAAGGTAAGTTAATACCGACAGATCCGCAAGCGATAAGGGGATTTCCCCGGTCAGACTGTTGTCTGCCAATGCCAATGAAACGAGCCTCCTGCATTTCGTCAGCTCTGGGATCTGACCAGAAAGAGCGTTGTGGGAAAGATTCACTATGCTCATAACGGGCGAATCGCAAAAATTTGGAGGGATTTCGCCTTCGAATTTATTCAGAGACCCCGAGAATCTGTATAAGCTCTTGACTAGACCAAGACCCTTAGGAATTTTACCCGTGAAGCTGTTGTTATCAATCTGAACTTGTTCCAACTTTGTAGCCATGGACACAGAATCTGGTATATCTCCAGAAAACCTATTGTTTTCAGCCCTTACCACTTTAATCTTGGGCAATGACCATAACCCACTAGGAAACTCACCGGAAAAATCGTTGTTCTGAATTTGGAACTTCTCTAGATTCAAGCACTCGTGGATGGACTCAGGCACCGACCCATTAAGCAAATTTGTATGGAGACTGAGTTCTATAAGACCTTTCGCGCCACAGAAACCATCAGGAAATGACCCCGCAAGCCTATTCTGGGAGACATCAAAAGAAACCAAGTTCTTTAGTGAAGCGACGACTGTCTGAGAAATCCCACCAGTGAGGTTATTCTGAGAAAGGTCCAAAATAGCCAGACTCTGTAACCCCGCAAAGGAATCTGGTATCCCACCATGAAAGCCAGACCTTTGAAGCAAAAGCTGCTCCAGCCTCACGAGCTTCCCGAAATCACCAAGAATCTCGCTCGCCAAATACGCATTCTCAGACAAATCAAGGACAACAAGCTCTgtgaaattcccaaaaataggAGGCACGTTACCTGAGAGCAAGTTGCTTCCCAAATTGAGAACTTGGAGGTCCTTGAGAGCACCAATGCTATCTGGGATTTTTCCCTCAATGTGGTTCCTGCTCAAATCAAGAACCTTCAGGGAGCTGAACAGAGCAATCTGGTCGGGCACAGTGCCCCAGATGAGGTTGTTGCTGAGGTTCAGAGTCTCCAGGGAAGTGCACAGAGAGAGCTCCAGAGGAATGGGCTGGTTGAAGAGGTTGTCAGCAAGATTGAGGTAAGACAGAGAGCGAAGCTCGCACACCGAAGCTGAGATCTCACCGGAGAGGTTCAGGGCTTGAAGGTTGAGC is a genomic window containing:
- the LOC115733274 gene encoding probably inactive leucine-rich repeat receptor-like protein kinase At5g06940 isoform X2; the encoded protein is MAATRTFPLFLSAALHVFVLCSASSEADTLLSFKSSIEDPNHSLSTWSHSSSPSPAHYYCNWAGVSCTANPPFQVTALNLQALNLSGEISASVCELRSLSYLNLADNLFNQPIPLELSLCTSLETLNLSNNLIWGTVPDQIALFSSLKVLDLSRNHIEGKIPDSIGALKDLQVLNLGSNLLSGNVPPIFGNFTELVVLDLSENAYLASEILGDFGKLVRLEQLLLQRSGFHGGIPDSFAGLQSLAILDLSQNNLTGGISQTVVASLKNLVSFDVSQNRLAGSFPDGFCGAKGLIELSLHTNLLNGSVPESIHECLNLEKFQIQNNDFSGEFPSGLWSLPKIKVVRAENNRFSGDIPDSVSMATKLEQVQIDNNSFTGKIPKGLGLVKSLYRFSGSLNKFEGEIPPNFCDSPVMSIVNLSHNALSGQIPELTKCRRLVSLALADNSLTGEIPLSLADLSVLTYLDLSANNLTGPIPQQFQNLKLALLNVSFNQLSGRVPYALVSGLPASFLQGNLGLCGPGLSTPCLDDQPSRHKTRITTLTYALISVAFGVGVLIVAAGFFVYHKSSKQKQQRGVWRSVFFYPLRVTEQDLIMGMDEKTAAGGGGAFGRVYVLSLPSGELIAVKKLVNFGIHSSKALKSEIKTLAKTRHKSIAKILGFFHSDESIFVIYEFVPGGSLADLLFRPNFQLQWSFRFRIAIGVAQGLAYLHKDYVPRLLHRNVKSSNILLDTEFNPKLTDFALDQVVGEAAFQTIVVSELASSCYSAPGFLRSFLPKCSC